In Halorhabdus tiamatea SARL4B, a genomic segment contains:
- a CDS encoding ATP-binding protein: MSDLGDFTEFDNDAGEQASEGSDAPERATSDDFERVETTPTGEERGIGVLSAAEGLTISEDGEDTRLRAYVTVGNRADVRIGTYLLAPYPDSATDERLFCRITALEYAREFRADDATEIHARRAMRAEGIDEQDFKFMATLEPVAILYQDDGELQRRMTDRVPKPETPVSHADERSAIKTGLKIPEDGVFLGHLSVGGEKVRTAAQPPTIDYRLKDAYDAGDPLVFRHTLVAGGTGSGKTHLAKNVLRQFLASERSYPVETGSDRTVRPAVVQFDPQDEYAQMHDDGDLSADFRRRCEREGIACGGHDDTVAFVPEVGGATYAAEHHRAEQVAFTIPFSLVYDNPWLIAGSGLNDNQYGALVNVLLPLFRDQYGREGTYDQFTSFLDDPALKEELDETGRVHEATYDAVRRRARGFGNIFDQDARPITDLIHEFVRPGGLTVVPTYHINDSRATETVVLALSSLLVDEKLSNDPTFDRIGETPLVVGMDEAHNFLTDADSVQARKVIGKFTDAAKQGRKERLGLFLITQDPQDIADPVFKQINTTVVLNLGDEDAISAVNIPSHLEAKVPYMEQGQLVVYSPDNSEPVELIGLPECVTRHGRE, from the coding sequence ATGTCCGACCTCGGGGATTTCACGGAGTTCGACAACGACGCCGGCGAGCAAGCCTCCGAGGGGAGTGACGCCCCCGAACGAGCGACGAGCGACGACTTCGAGCGGGTCGAAACCACGCCGACGGGCGAGGAACGCGGCATCGGCGTCCTCTCGGCCGCGGAGGGCCTGACCATCAGCGAGGACGGCGAGGACACCCGGCTGCGAGCGTACGTCACCGTCGGGAACCGCGCCGACGTCCGGATCGGCACCTATCTCCTCGCGCCCTATCCCGACAGCGCGACCGACGAGCGTCTCTTCTGTCGGATCACCGCCCTCGAATACGCCCGGGAGTTCCGGGCCGACGACGCGACCGAGATCCACGCCCGGCGGGCGATGCGCGCCGAGGGCATCGACGAACAGGACTTCAAGTTCATGGCGACGCTGGAACCCGTCGCCATTCTATATCAGGATGACGGCGAGCTCCAGCGCCGGATGACCGACCGCGTCCCCAAGCCCGAGACGCCCGTCAGCCACGCCGACGAGCGATCGGCGATCAAGACCGGACTGAAGATTCCCGAAGACGGCGTCTTCCTCGGCCACCTCTCGGTCGGGGGCGAGAAGGTCCGAACGGCGGCCCAGCCCCCCACCATCGACTACCGGCTGAAGGACGCCTACGACGCCGGCGACCCGCTGGTCTTCCGGCACACGCTCGTCGCCGGCGGGACGGGATCGGGCAAGACCCACCTCGCGAAGAACGTCCTCCGGCAGTTCCTCGCGTCGGAACGGTCCTACCCCGTCGAGACCGGCAGCGACCGGACAGTCCGGCCCGCCGTCGTGCAGTTCGACCCCCAGGACGAGTACGCTCAGATGCACGACGACGGCGACCTTTCGGCTGACTTCCGGCGGCGATGCGAACGCGAGGGCATCGCGTGTGGCGGTCACGACGATACGGTTGCCTTCGTCCCCGAAGTCGGCGGCGCGACGTACGCCGCCGAGCACCACCGCGCCGAGCAGGTCGCCTTCACCATCCCGTTCTCGTTGGTCTACGACAACCCGTGGCTGATCGCCGGCAGCGGCCTCAACGACAACCAGTACGGGGCGCTGGTGAACGTCCTCCTTCCGCTGTTCCGTGATCAGTACGGCCGCGAAGGGACCTACGACCAGTTCACCTCGTTCCTCGACGATCCCGCGCTGAAGGAGGAACTCGACGAGACCGGCCGGGTCCACGAGGCGACCTACGACGCCGTCCGCCGGCGGGCGCGTGGGTTCGGGAACATCTTCGATCAGGACGCCCGGCCGATTACCGATCTGATCCACGAGTTCGTCCGCCCGGGCGGGCTGACGGTCGTCCCGACCTACCACATCAACGACTCGCGGGCGACCGAGACGGTCGTGCTCGCGCTGTCGTCGCTGCTCGTCGACGAGAAACTCTCGAACGACCCGACGTTCGATCGCATCGGGGAGACGCCGCTGGTCGTCGGCATGGACGAGGCCCACAACTTCCTGACCGACGCCGACAGCGTCCAGGCCCGGAAGGTCATCGGGAAGTTCACCGACGCCGCAAAGCAGGGCCGCAAGGAGCGCCTCGGCCTCTTTCTCATCACCCAGGACCCCCAGGACATCGCCGACCCCGTCTTCAAGCAGATCAACACCACCGTCGTCCTGAATCTCGGCGACGAAGACGCCATCTCGGCGGTGAATATTCCGAGTCATCTGGAGGCGAAAGTCCCCTACATGGAACAGGGCCAGCTGGTGGTCTACTCGCCGGACAATTCCGAGCCCGTCGAGCTGATCGGGCTGCCGGAGTGCGTGACGAGACACGGGCGGGAGTGA
- a CDS encoding IS5-like element ISHti8 family transposase, giving the protein MSTSASTLQDVTSVDDFLNAAATETVPLFEHLEFEFLLEYDVFAPASRGRTRVHQPPDLFRGFLHCYYKDVYGTRPVARELQHGLVWYYCGLDKPPSRDTVDRFLTDLEHVIDDVFDSLVEQAAARGLLDSTYSIDSTHVEAIQYNDAASWNYDPTAEEYYYGFGCTIVSTGAKIPIAAEFTQAKQANKETAMRVTRDALAVDTPIWMLGDSAYDILDWHDLLLAAGVVPIAPYNPRNTDDPKDIKYRVEDRIKKHSEDIRLKQSILDETYNDRTGVERTNDAVKDCGLGHVRARGRVHARTEVFLALCLRIVVAITNYERGNGPGCEKL; this is encoded by the coding sequence GTGTCTACGAGCGCCAGCACCCTGCAAGACGTAACTTCGGTAGACGACTTCTTGAATGCGGCGGCTACCGAGACAGTACCGCTGTTCGAGCATCTTGAGTTCGAGTTTCTGCTGGAGTATGACGTGTTCGCCCCCGCTTCGAGGGGGCGAACACGAGTGCATCAGCCACCAGACCTCTTTCGCGGCTTTCTGCACTGCTACTACAAGGATGTCTACGGGACACGCCCGGTTGCACGAGAACTTCAGCACGGCCTCGTCTGGTACTATTGCGGGCTCGACAAACCGCCATCAAGAGACACGGTTGATCGCTTTCTCACTGATCTCGAACACGTTATCGACGATGTCTTCGACAGCCTCGTCGAGCAGGCCGCCGCCCGCGGCCTGCTCGACTCCACGTACTCTATCGATTCGACACACGTTGAAGCGATTCAATACAACGATGCAGCGTCATGGAACTACGATCCAACGGCTGAGGAGTACTACTACGGCTTCGGCTGTACGATCGTCTCGACCGGCGCAAAGATCCCGATAGCAGCGGAGTTCACACAGGCCAAACAAGCAAACAAAGAGACGGCGATGCGCGTCACCCGTGACGCGCTCGCCGTCGATACACCGATCTGGATGCTTGGAGACAGCGCCTACGACATCCTCGATTGGCACGACCTCCTGCTGGCCGCAGGGGTCGTGCCAATCGCTCCGTACAATCCGCGAAACACCGACGACCCGAAAGACATCAAGTACAGAGTCGAAGACCGCATCAAGAAACATAGCGAGGACATCCGGCTGAAACAGTCCATCCTAGATGAGACGTACAACGACCGGACAGGAGTCGAACGAACCAACGATGCAGTCAAGGACTGCGGCCTCGGGCACGTCCGCGCCCGAGGCCGCGTCCACGCACGAACAGAAGTATTTCTTGCGCTGTGTCTCCGGATCGTCGTCGCCATCACCAACTACGAGCGAGGAAACGGACCGGGCTGTGAGAAGTTATGA
- a CDS encoding outer membrane protein assembly factor BamB family protein — protein MTRYISRRAVIAGCVGIGGSLAGCSVIQPNTPTVRWRYNALGAIGSPAIGDGTVYTGSTHTSCYAIDLESGEKEWEFESLDSGLNGVTVRQDLIIGGNDRGSVYGIGVDGRKRWQTTLEGAVQCQQPLVIGETVLINARNGTVYGIDLKDGSIKWETPVVESIPDEWEDLSARPISADGLAVVASYDDRVRAIDPSDGEIKWDVTLNGNIGTTVAQGQKLVAGSTDGDVVGIDPPSGEVLWRKSLSSGVSTDPACTDGQAYVPTADDGLFALDVNNGSTIWKKETPVLGDVSANAGLVVFGTANERRLQALGTDGSPRWQYSDSFRAGVSPPRITENEVIVAGFDGYIHVLEYSK, from the coding sequence ATGACACGATATATCTCACGGCGGGCAGTAATCGCTGGCTGTGTCGGGATCGGAGGGTCACTCGCAGGCTGTTCGGTTATCCAACCGAATACGCCGACTGTCCGCTGGAGATACAATGCGTTGGGTGCAATCGGTTCGCCCGCAATCGGTGACGGGACAGTGTATACCGGCTCAACGCATACGAGTTGCTACGCGATAGATCTCGAAAGCGGCGAGAAAGAGTGGGAGTTCGAATCGTTAGATTCGGGCCTCAACGGCGTGACCGTTCGACAGGACCTCATCATCGGCGGGAATGACCGCGGATCAGTATATGGAATCGGAGTAGACGGGAGAAAACGATGGCAGACGACGCTCGAAGGTGCCGTCCAGTGCCAACAGCCCCTGGTTATTGGGGAAACAGTCCTCATCAATGCGCGAAACGGGACTGTCTATGGCATCGATCTGAAGGATGGTTCGATCAAATGGGAAACACCTGTCGTGGAGTCGATCCCGGATGAATGGGAAGATCTCTCTGCCCGGCCAATATCGGCTGATGGGTTGGCAGTCGTCGCTTCGTACGACGATCGCGTCCGCGCGATCGATCCATCGGATGGTGAGATAAAATGGGACGTAACGTTGAACGGAAACATCGGCACAACCGTTGCCCAGGGTCAAAAGCTCGTTGCGGGATCGACAGACGGCGATGTCGTCGGAATCGATCCGCCTTCGGGCGAGGTGTTGTGGCGAAAATCACTTTCATCCGGAGTCTCCACCGATCCAGCCTGTACAGATGGACAAGCATATGTCCCAACCGCAGATGATGGGTTGTTCGCTCTTGACGTGAACAACGGCAGTACTATCTGGAAGAAAGAGACCCCAGTGCTCGGAGACGTATCCGCAAATGCGGGCCTCGTTGTCTTCGGGACAGCGAACGAACGACGGCTCCAAGCGCTTGGCACGGATGGATCTCCCCGCTGGCAATATAGTGACTCCTTCCGAGCCGGTGTCTCTCCACCACGGATCACGGAAAACGAAGTTATCGTCGCAGGATTTGATGGATATATTCATGTACTTGAATATTCGAAATGA
- a CDS encoding VWA domain-containing protein: protein MNAKVGGKCRFVRRDGYGGGLRRANSHFASNSNDSRAQYTVLLTDGQGGGGITEANTAADRGTTIYTIGFGDADEDKLQQIADITSGGYSSVDDASDLPDVFSRVAEDIGPTHSDDDGFSDSLENDGIPISPFIRGAGAIPRSSGRGYAPSLSDIFYRYRQPRIFPVKHRI from the coding sequence ATGAATGCTAAAGTCGGTGGAAAGTGTAGATTCGTCCGGCGAGACGGGTATGGGGGAGGACTACGACGTGCAAACAGCCATTTCGCGTCAAACAGCAACGATTCTCGTGCCCAGTATACGGTGCTCCTCACAGACGGACAAGGTGGGGGCGGAATCACGGAAGCGAACACTGCGGCTGACCGTGGGACAACCATCTATACCATCGGCTTCGGCGATGCAGATGAGGACAAACTACAGCAGATTGCAGATATCACGTCGGGTGGATACTCGTCTGTTGACGATGCCAGTGACTTGCCGGACGTCTTCTCACGTGTTGCGGAGGATATTGGCCCAACGCACTCGGATGACGATGGCTTCTCTGACTCGCTGGAGAATGATGGGATTCCCATTTCGCCATTTATACGCGGAGCAGGCGCAATACCACGGTCTTCAGGCCGTGGATACGCGCCGTCACTTAGTGACATATTCTACCGATATCGACAGCCCCGGATATTCCCCGTCAAACATCGCATTTAA
- a CDS encoding FG-GAP repeat protein: MSLVRARDHAQGWGRSIITTTGGTPINRSNPKKKTKDKKTDCSPGSVLVEQLPGLAGQHTFIGVTRDQRMGMNPQSSRSVSRYSRREVCLLACSTALAPLTGCAFSPPTARDDQSGIETLVATDGETRDRFGYSLDITNDGRTLLVGSNLDTNSNGRMAGGVYVFRRDQDGWHQSAKLMADDGDRHDWFGSTISISDTGDTALVGAVAEEDPNGAEGGAAYVYQKENQEWHQQSKLSAPDDAFDQFSRSQILTSNGDTAYIGAPFKEDSSGIEAGAVYEYSREPDGWNLVNTLPNDSSPIRSFGYAMDVSKGGQILIVSSMVVSDSETAAVNVFEKSGGEWVRQATLTASDRDRNDYFGETVPVSEDGQTVLVGASNDENPNGEHGGSVYLFENQDGEWHQAQKLTPADPGQYERFGLSLAMTSDPKSILIGAPGESSDTGEQSRICVFKWDDDHWQQDRVISAPEKDPTDHFGTRVTVSGETGIAAVSAPEADGNKESTGAVYVSDCEASNEARRLSRHQFHHLDPDTI; the protein is encoded by the coding sequence ATGTCTCTGGTTCGAGCGAGGGATCACGCACAAGGCTGGGGACGCTCAATCATCACGACGACTGGCGGTACGCCGATCAATCGATCGAACCCAAAGAAGAAGACCAAAGACAAGAAGACGGACTGCTCCCCTGGCTCGGTGCTGGTGGAACAGCTGCCGGGCTTGGCGGGGCAGCATACCTTTATCGGCGTCACAAGAGATCAACGGATGGGCATGAATCCACAGAGTAGTCGCAGTGTGTCACGCTATTCTCGGCGCGAAGTTTGCCTCCTCGCATGTTCGACAGCTCTTGCTCCACTCACCGGCTGTGCGTTTTCGCCCCCGACAGCAAGGGACGATCAAAGCGGTATAGAAACGCTCGTCGCTACAGACGGAGAAACCCGTGACAGATTTGGGTATTCACTCGACATCACGAACGACGGACGGACCCTGCTCGTCGGAAGTAATCTCGATACGAACTCGAACGGTCGAATGGCTGGCGGAGTCTACGTGTTTCGTCGTGACCAAGACGGCTGGCACCAATCGGCGAAACTCATGGCAGATGATGGGGATCGCCATGATTGGTTTGGGTCCACTATCTCGATTTCGGATACTGGTGACACCGCACTCGTCGGAGCAGTAGCTGAAGAAGATCCGAATGGAGCAGAAGGGGGCGCTGCCTATGTCTATCAAAAAGAGAATCAAGAGTGGCATCAGCAAAGTAAACTCAGTGCTCCTGACGATGCATTTGACCAGTTCTCTCGATCCCAAATATTGACTTCGAATGGAGACACCGCCTATATTGGGGCACCATTCAAAGAAGATTCGAGTGGTATCGAGGCGGGAGCCGTCTACGAATATTCGCGTGAGCCTGACGGCTGGAATTTGGTAAATACCCTTCCTAATGATAGTTCTCCGATTCGATCATTCGGGTATGCAATGGACGTATCGAAGGGTGGCCAGATCCTCATTGTCTCAAGTATGGTCGTCTCGGATTCAGAAACAGCTGCAGTAAACGTCTTCGAGAAGTCGGGCGGTGAGTGGGTCCGACAGGCCACACTCACTGCCAGCGATAGAGATAGAAACGATTACTTCGGGGAGACTGTCCCCGTCTCGGAGGACGGACAAACCGTTCTCGTCGGTGCGTCGAACGACGAAAATCCAAACGGCGAACACGGTGGTTCGGTCTATCTCTTCGAGAACCAAGATGGTGAGTGGCACCAAGCACAGAAACTCACGCCCGCTGATCCCGGGCAGTACGAACGATTCGGCCTGTCGCTCGCCATGACGAGCGACCCGAAATCAATTCTCATCGGGGCCCCGGGCGAATCGTCCGACACGGGTGAGCAGAGCCGGATTTGCGTCTTCAAGTGGGATGACGACCACTGGCAACAAGATCGTGTCATCTCTGCCCCCGAAAAAGACCCGACCGATCACTTTGGGACCCGAGTCACGGTGTCGGGGGAGACAGGTATTGCTGCCGTGAGTGCTCCGGAAGCGGACGGAAATAAAGAATCGACTGGTGCAGTGTACGTGTCTGATTGTGAGGCATCGAATGAGGCGAGACGATTATCAAGACACCAGTTTCATCACTTAGATCCTGACACGATCTAG
- a CDS encoding universal stress protein: protein MGKRILVPVDGSEQAREAVDFALAEFPDAEMHLLHVINPADAGYSVQASMPTFSEEWYDRQKEQAENLFSEVESGATDFAGTFEEFVEVGKPTHTIVQHAEEHDVDQIVMGSHGRSGVTRILLGSVAETVVRRSPVPITVVR, encoded by the coding sequence ATGGGCAAGCGCATTCTGGTGCCGGTCGACGGCAGCGAGCAGGCCCGGGAGGCAGTCGACTTCGCACTCGCGGAGTTCCCGGACGCCGAGATGCACCTGCTGCACGTCATCAACCCGGCCGATGCGGGCTACAGCGTCCAGGCGTCGATGCCGACGTTCTCCGAGGAGTGGTACGACCGCCAGAAGGAACAGGCCGAAAACCTCTTCAGCGAGGTCGAATCCGGGGCGACCGACTTCGCGGGCACTTTTGAGGAGTTCGTCGAGGTCGGCAAGCCCACCCACACGATCGTCCAGCACGCCGAAGAGCACGACGTCGATCAGATCGTGATGGGGAGCCACGGCCGTTCGGGCGTCACACGCATCCTGCTCGGCAGCGTCGCCGAGACCGTCGTCCGGCGCTCGCCCGTCCCGATCACGGTCGTTCGCTGA
- a CDS encoding phosphopentomutase/phosphoglucosamine mutase, which yields MSKDLFGTTGIRGPVATKVTPELALSVGRAAGKYGEEFVIARDGRETGVAIAAALEAGLESAGADVVRAGMLPTPALGFASDGRHGVMITASHNPSPDNGIKFFVDGEEYTTADEERIEERVASDAEPATWDEWGRQTSEEPLDAYLDAVVAYAREHGNPLDGMTIAVDAGNGVAALGTPEVLRRLGASVHTLHANVTGHFPGRPSKPTPENITDLTQYVRERDAVDLGIAHDGDADRIVVVDEDGTIVHEDTILAVLSSYFVEESDAADPVVVTTPNVSGRVDEAVRAAGGRVERTALGLLHEGIADVLDAGDDETTVAFAGEPWKCIHPDMGIWTDGIASAAVLTRLIAADGLDSLLEPVTERPLEKKPVDCPEEAKDAAMERLESALPEQFPDGDVSLEYGVRIELPDASWFLVRPSGTEPYIRVYAESDDATALLEEVRETVKEAVDAVA from the coding sequence ATGAGCAAGGATCTATTCGGGACGACGGGAATCCGCGGGCCGGTCGCGACGAAAGTCACCCCCGAACTCGCGCTGTCGGTCGGCCGCGCGGCCGGTAAGTACGGCGAGGAGTTCGTGATCGCCCGCGACGGGCGGGAGACCGGCGTCGCCATCGCCGCCGCGCTCGAAGCGGGACTCGAAAGCGCCGGCGCGGACGTCGTGCGGGCTGGCATGTTGCCGACCCCGGCGCTCGGGTTTGCTTCCGACGGCCGTCACGGCGTCATGATCACCGCGAGCCACAACCCCTCGCCCGACAACGGCATCAAGTTCTTCGTCGACGGCGAGGAGTACACCACCGCCGACGAGGAGCGCATCGAGGAACGGGTCGCCAGCGACGCCGAGCCGGCAACCTGGGACGAGTGGGGCCGACAGACGAGCGAGGAACCGCTCGACGCCTACCTCGACGCTGTCGTCGCGTACGCCCGCGAGCACGGTAACCCACTCGACGGCATGACGATCGCGGTCGACGCCGGTAACGGCGTCGCCGCGCTGGGCACGCCCGAAGTCCTCCGGCGACTCGGTGCGAGCGTCCACACCTTACACGCGAACGTCACCGGCCACTTCCCGGGTCGGCCGAGCAAGCCCACCCCCGAGAACATCACCGATCTGACCCAGTACGTCCGCGAGCGCGACGCCGTCGACCTCGGGATCGCCCACGACGGCGACGCCGACCGGATCGTCGTCGTCGACGAAGACGGCACGATCGTCCACGAGGACACGATCCTGGCGGTGCTCTCGTCGTACTTCGTCGAGGAGAGCGACGCCGCGGACCCCGTCGTCGTGACAACGCCGAACGTCTCGGGTCGCGTCGACGAGGCAGTCCGGGCGGCCGGCGGCCGTGTCGAACGGACCGCGCTTGGCCTGCTCCACGAGGGCATCGCCGACGTCCTCGACGCCGGCGACGACGAGACGACGGTCGCCTTCGCGGGCGAACCCTGGAAGTGCATCCACCCCGACATGGGTATCTGGACAGACGGCATCGCGAGCGCCGCCGTGCTGACGCGACTCATCGCCGCCGACGGACTCGATTCGCTGCTCGAACCCGTCACCGAGCGCCCGCTGGAGAAAAAGCCGGTCGACTGCCCGGAGGAGGCGAAGGACGCGGCGATGGAACGCCTAGAAAGTGCGCTGCCTGAACAGTTCCCCGACGGCGACGTCTCCCTGGAGTATGGCGTCCGGATCGAACTTCCCGACGCGTCGTGGTTCCTCGTCCGGCCGAGTGGCACCGAGCCGTACATCCGCGTCTACGCCGAGAGCGACGACGCGACGGCGCTGCTCGAAGAGGTCCGCGAGACCGTCAAAGAAGCCGTCGACGCCGTCGCCTGA
- a CDS encoding nucleoside phosphorylase has protein sequence MPGDSEDPNEDEQYHLAVSPEDVADTVLLPGNPERIEKITRFWDGAEEKAHHREYRTVTGEYDGTPISVTSTGIGGPGASIAVEELARVGADTFIRVGSTGSIREEVSVGDLVITTGAVRQEGTSKEYVREDYPATADHEVVSALVAAAERLDYDYHLGTTLSADSFYPGQGRPGFEDFEAPDSDTLVEDLQEVNVTNIEMEASAILTIANVYDLRAGAICAVYANRVTGEFRTESDQRASEVASLATKLLARMDQIKAEAGVDHWHPGLELDY, from the coding sequence ATGCCCGGAGACAGTGAGGATCCCAACGAAGACGAACAGTATCACCTCGCCGTGTCGCCCGAGGACGTGGCCGATACCGTGTTGCTCCCGGGGAATCCGGAGCGCATCGAGAAGATCACTCGCTTCTGGGACGGCGCAGAGGAGAAGGCCCACCATCGCGAGTACCGGACGGTCACCGGCGAGTACGACGGGACGCCCATCTCGGTGACCTCGACCGGGATCGGCGGGCCCGGCGCGTCGATCGCCGTCGAGGAACTCGCCCGCGTGGGCGCGGACACGTTCATCCGTGTGGGTTCGACCGGGTCGATCCGCGAGGAAGTCTCGGTCGGCGACCTCGTCATCACGACCGGTGCGGTCCGCCAGGAGGGCACCAGCAAGGAGTACGTCCGCGAGGACTACCCCGCGACCGCCGACCACGAGGTCGTCTCCGCGCTGGTGGCCGCGGCCGAACGCCTCGACTACGACTACCACCTCGGGACGACCCTGAGCGCCGACAGCTTCTACCCCGGTCAGGGTCGACCCGGCTTCGAGGACTTCGAGGCTCCCGACAGTGACACACTCGTCGAGGACCTCCAGGAGGTCAACGTCACCAACATCGAGATGGAGGCAAGCGCCATCCTGACGATCGCCAACGTCTACGATCTGCGGGCCGGCGCGATCTGTGCCGTCTACGCCAACCGGGTGACCGGCGAGTTCCGGACCGAGAGCGACCAGCGCGCCTCCGAAGTCGCCTCGCTGGCGACGAAGCTGCTCGCGCGCATGGATCAGATCAAGGCCGAGGCCGGCGTCGATCACTGGCATCCGGGCCTGGAACTCGACTACTAA
- a CDS encoding BMP family lipoprotein yields the protein MPRSYDRRSVIKGIAVSGLGVSLAGCSGDGTETTEPSGNGDENGDTGGEPHQVGMVYSTGGLGDNSFNDMAHQGIQAAAEQYNVEFQNAEPESPSEFSTFQRQFATSSNPEYDQIFAIGLSQKSALQEVAPDFPDMKFTFIDATTELDNVANYVFKEHEGSFQAGILAGMLTSKEFSAGPSQTNTDANTIGFVGGKETNLIKKFEAGYRFGAQRVNEDVEIRSAYAGAWSEPSTGQSIANSMIDNGADVLYHAAGGTGVGVLQAAYERGVFGIGVDARQSETLTEYNGAILGSMVKQVDEAVVESVGKAIDGEFNGGETTTLGLAEEGVAMLYGTEIGDQIPQEIKDEIEAQSQTVVDGDLTVPSHPDDI from the coding sequence ATGCCTCGGAGTTACGACCGGCGATCAGTCATCAAGGGTATCGCTGTCAGTGGACTCGGCGTCTCGCTGGCAGGCTGTTCAGGCGACGGAACCGAGACGACAGAGCCGTCGGGCAACGGTGACGAGAACGGTGACACCGGTGGCGAGCCCCACCAGGTCGGGATGGTGTACTCGACGGGTGGCCTCGGTGACAACTCGTTCAACGACATGGCCCACCAGGGAATCCAGGCGGCTGCAGAACAGTACAACGTCGAGTTCCAGAACGCCGAACCGGAGTCCCCGAGCGAGTTCAGCACGTTCCAGCGGCAGTTCGCGACCTCGTCGAACCCCGAGTACGACCAGATCTTCGCGATCGGGCTCTCCCAGAAGAGTGCCCTCCAGGAAGTCGCGCCGGACTTCCCGGACATGAAGTTCACGTTCATCGACGCGACGACCGAGTTGGACAACGTCGCGAACTACGTCTTCAAGGAACACGAGGGGTCCTTCCAGGCAGGCATTCTGGCCGGTATGCTGACGAGCAAAGAGTTCTCAGCCGGTCCGAGTCAGACGAACACCGACGCGAACACCATCGGGTTCGTCGGTGGGAAGGAGACGAACCTGATCAAGAAGTTCGAAGCCGGCTACCGATTCGGTGCACAGCGAGTCAACGAAGACGTCGAGATCCGCTCGGCGTACGCGGGGGCCTGGAGCGAACCGAGCACGGGCCAGTCGATCGCCAATTCGATGATCGACAACGGCGCGGACGTCCTCTATCACGCCGCAGGCGGGACGGGCGTCGGCGTCCTGCAGGCAGCCTACGAGCGGGGCGTCTTCGGGATCGGTGTCGACGCGCGCCAGTCCGAGACGCTCACTGAATACAACGGGGCGATCCTCGGGAGCATGGTCAAACAGGTCGACGAGGCAGTCGTCGAGTCTGTCGGGAAGGCGATCGACGGCGAGTTCAACGGCGGCGAGACAACTACGCTCGGACTCGCCGAAGAGGGCGTCGCAATGCTTTACGGTACGGAGATCGGCGACCAGATCCCCCAGGAGATCAAAGACGAGATCGAGGCCCAGAGCCAGACGGTCGTCGACGGCGACCTGACGGTGCCGTCCCATCCCGACGACATCTGA